The Cylindrospermum stagnale PCC 7417 genome segment CACCCAGCTTTATGAATAATTTCTGCTGGCATCGTCGTTAAGCCAATTACGCTATGATTAACTTTTTCATATACATCTAAAACTTGTCTAGTAGAGGATTTTTCTATATTTGATGCATAAACATGGTCGCCTAGCATCAGCAGAAATGGCTCATTTTGCACCCAATCTTTAGCGCAAAATACTGCGTGTCCATAGCCTTCTTGTGTTGCTTGGGTTAAAATTGTAATCTTGCTACCTAAATCTTGGAGATATTGGCTATATTCTTGATTTTGCGGCGATAGTTTGGCGAAAAATTCTGGTTTGGGTGGATGTTTAAATAAATCTTGAAAAATTTCTTGGTCATCCGGTTGCACTACAATCCCAACTTCGGCAATTCCGGCGCTGATTGCTTCTTCCACAATTGCTAAAATCACAGGCTTTGCCCTGCCATCTTGATCAATAATTGGGAAAAGTTCTTTTTTGACAACTTTGGTAGCAGGAAATAAGCGTGTACCAAACCCCGCAGCGGGAATTACAGCTTTTCTGACTTTATTTTGCCGCATAAATAGTCAATTTTAAACATTGCATTTGGGGAAAGTCGCGATTAATTATCTCGATAAATTTTTGCTGACTTACCTCGTCTTTCAGAATAAATTGTGCAGTGCCATCTCCTTGGGAACCCACACCTTTACCACCGAAAATCAACTCTTGAATTGGTGGGTAATTTAGCAGTTGGTGCAGAATGGGTGCAGTTAACTGCCCAGGACAGGCGGGAATCAGATGCTGATCAAATTCTGCCTGTGCTTGTTTCATCAGCATACCAATTTTAGCTGCATCGCCTGTTTGCAGGGCGTCAATTGCTGCTTGGGTAATTTGATAACTAATGGCACCGAGGTATTTTTGCACATTTCTTTGTAGTTCGTTGGTAGCCAAGGGATAGCAGTCATTGAGGTGGCTGAGAATTTGTTGGGTATTTTTACTAGCCGCAAGATCGACGATCGCTAAAAATAAATTCTGCGGTGCTTTTAACTCGATGACATCAGTGTGATCGCCATCGAAGATCATCGCTATGGGGCGATCGCCATAAGCACAAGCTTGATCCATCCGTCCACAGCGGGAAGGCGTGGTAATTTCCCCCAGATAGGCAAACTCCATCTCCTCCTGCCGGCTCATCTTTAAGTCATACACCCTGTTAAATGCCCGCGCCACCAACACACAGAGGGCGGCACTGGAAGACAACCCTTTTTGAATTGGCAAATCTGTCAGGTAATTGTCAATATCCAATCCGCTGACGTCGTAGTGGGTGCTAATTTGGTAAGCCACACCAGCCGCATAACTGAAAAACCCGCCCTTTTCGGCTTCAGTCAGCAAAGTCCGCTGATCCATCGGTAAAGTTAGGATTTTATTACTACCATCAGTCAGAGAAGCCTGTAGTAGCAAATGGGTAGGATGCGACTTTACCTCGGCATACAGTCCCTGATTAGTTCCCACAAGCAACGTGTAGCCCTTTTTTAGTTCGCGATTGTAGCGACGATAACCTCCCGCCCAATCACTGTGTTCACCAAATAGACACAGACGCCCCGGAACAAAAATTTTCATATATTTCCGGGGCGAAGAATACGCCAAGGCCTTAATTTGTTTTTGATTGCTTTGGGTTCAAATCGCCTAGACGCCAATAGCCACGCACTTGGGCACATGATCGTTCGCGGCGTATTTGCCGCTGAGACTAAGAAATTCATCCTAGCACTTTCATCTTGTTACTCAACTTCTCTATCCGCAATGTCTGATGATATCCTCAAGCTACCTTTAGTTTTTATACCACGTTAATAAACTGTCTACTGTTTAGCTTTGTCTTGTTCGCTACCATCAGGGGTGACACTTTATTAACTAGTGTCAGTTAATAAAGTGTCACTCACAAGATTCCCGTTTTTGTTCTAAAAGAGATATTCTTAATTAGTGCAAGGAGTGATACCTGTTCACAACGCGTTGGTCACAAGTTATCTTGGCAGTGCTTCTCCCTAGAGGAGTGTTGCGGATTTCAAATGTTGCATCAAAGTAGTGGGTAGGTATTAAGTTATACGGGAAAGCGCTTGGGAACGCAAAAACTCAGGCGCTTTTTCGTGTATAAAATTAGGCATAAGTATTATTTAACAGTAAATATGGGAGTGTTTATTCGCACAGAGTAAGCTGGGAAACTACCGTTTTTGGGCGTTAGGCTTTGAGTATTGGGTATTGATAATTGCTTTCACGCATTTTGCATAAATAGCATACTCAGAAGTGATAACTACTGCGAAATTAAAAGGTAAAATTAACTAAATTAACTTTTACTACAATCTCAAGTTGTACCCAGCGGATACAGAACAAAACTACTAATATAGTTTTGGTGGCTCTTAATGTTTTCTTAAGAATCACTGTATGTTGCCAAAAAAAATCCGAAAATTTTCAATAAAAAAGAAAAGCTCAAAATATTTTTTTTTATTGAGACTTTTCGTGATATCGATAAATAATAAGAGTAGCAGTAGCTTGGCTAGAAAGTTATGAAACTTAACCCTTTGAAGCAGCTCAATTTTCCAAATTGCAGCGAAAGCTGAAAGGGCAGCAATTATCCCTGATTGTAGGCTGAGACAAAATATTCATGACTGAAATCAGCAAGTCAGATTTGTTGACATTAAGAGACTCACCGATGAAGGCTGAATTGGCAGAAAAGGAATTAGCTCGGAAATTAAATTTATATCAGGTGTTCCTGAAGTTGTATGAGCACCATAGCAGTCTTCTAGATGAAATTATTCAGCTAGAAAGCCTAGATCCTATGTCGTTGAAGGGGATGGAACCAATTTATCTACAAGGTGTAGTAGATAATGGTGCTGTTTATGTGATTACTAACTTATGCGACAATAAGACTCAAAGTTTACAACAGCCGCAGCGGATTTGGACAATAGGTCGTGATTATAGTAGTGGGATTCAGATTCCTGATAGATATTTGTCTCGTCGGCATGCTGCCATTCAGTATATTGACAATCAAGGTTTCTACTTAATTGATTTCAAAAGTACTAATGGTTCTGCTGTGAATGGTAAACCAGTCAGTCAGCAAGTCTTACTCAAAGATGGCGATCGCATCCGGCTAGGGACGATGACTTTTGGTTTTTTCCTGAATCAAACCAGCCGCGTTCTCCCGACTGTAGCAATGGAGTTATTGATGCAGCTTGTGCCTCGAACTGGTGATGGTTCAGAAGAGTCACAGAGTAACTTGCGCTGCTTACAAAAACCTGGAGCTGAAAACCTAGATGCTGCCAGAGATTTTTCCTTAGATCCCAACTTAATTAAAAAGCTGGGCAATTTGTATAGCAGCTTCAGTGTAGAGCAGCAGTCAGAAATTCTAGATCGCTTTTACAGCCAGCACAAACCCTATAATCCTACTAGCTGAAAAAGTTCAAAACCTAGGGACAAAAAACGGCGTAGAGTATATCTGCCGCCGCTTTAACGTACACATCTTGAGTTTTAGAGTTGATCTTGTGTATTTTGTAGCTAAGTTAATTGAACACAGATACCGTAAGTATATAAGAAGTACTGTGATCACGATTGAGGGGTCTCACCCTTCAGGGGTAAAGCCCTTACCTGATGTTGTCCTTGTCCTCAAGAACTTTTAGACAGGAGTAGGAAGCATTGAAGTTTGGCAAAAATATCTGGCAAAGAATCCGAAAAGCAACAACTTCAGTGTGAAGATTAGCGTATACCTACACAACACCAGATGCAGCTATGACGCAGCGACTGACTCAAGAGCAATTAACACAACTAATCGCTGAGGTACAAGGGCTGCAAATTCGCCGGGAAGGGGAACTTGACCAGGAACAGGTTAAGGAGATTTTACAAGAATTAAATTTACCGCCAGAGTTACTGGATGAAGCGCTGATACAATTACGTCGTCGCCAAGCGTTGAAAGTGAAGCAACGCCGGAATCTCTGGCTGATATCTGTAGTAGTTGCAGCTTTAGTGGTGGCGATCGCATCTACAATATATTTCAATCAGCAGCGAACCGCTGTACTCTCCAGGATTTCACCCCAACAAGACCGCATTAGCCTAGCATCGGATGATGGCGGTAACTTGAAGACTATCTCTCGTCAAAGCAATCCAGAGGTTTTTTACCGTGTGACGTTGAAAGATGCACCAATAGGTAAGAAACTATCTCTCTCTTGTACGTGGATTGACCCAACTGGTGTAATTGTCAAGCAAAATAACTATCAAACCCGCGAAATTAATACGAATGTTTGGGACACTTATTGTCGCTACAAGATTAACTCTGCTGCACCTGTTGGTGATTGGACAGTGAAAATGTTTCTAGAAGGTCGGATGATTAGCGATGAAACATTTGAGGTGAAGTAGTGTGACATGGCTATCAACACCGCACCCTATCATTTTATTGGGTATTGGGGTTACGGTTCTGAACGTGACTTAACGGCGTTGTTAACTAATTTAGAGACAAAATCTCTAGGTTCCCCAGAAGAACATCCTCATCATCTCGTCTGGAATGTTGCTTATATCGGACTGGGGAATAAGTCTGCATTGCCTCCAGCATTCCCAAAAAATATAATTGCTGCTATCTCTGCATCAGGAATCTCTAGTTCACCGGATGCTTGGGTAAGATTGCAAGAAAATGACTATCTAATTTTGGGTAGAGAGGCTTTCGGCAGAGTGCCTTTGTACTGGACACAGAAAGGACAGGTAATCTGGTTTGCATCTCAACTGCAACTACTGTTACCAATTTTGTCACAGCCAGAGGTAAGCGTTCCTGGCTTATACGGCTATAGCTGCTTTTCTTATGTCCCTACTCCCCTCACACCTGTTAATCAGGTGTTTGCAGTACCTTCGGCAACTGAGTTGGTTTGGCGGTGTGAATCAGGTAGGCTTTTTTCACCACAGCCTCAAAGTATTTACTCGTGGCGTGAATCAGCACAACAGCTAAATGATGAAGCAACGGCTGTTACTCAATTGCAAATTCTCCTGCAAGATGCGATTGTTCGGCAAATTGC includes the following:
- a CDS encoding UTP--glucose-1-phosphate uridylyltransferase; the encoded protein is MRQNKVRKAVIPAAGFGTRLFPATKVVKKELFPIIDQDGRAKPVILAIVEEAISAGIAEVGIVVQPDDQEIFQDLFKHPPKPEFFAKLSPQNQEYSQYLQDLGSKITILTQATQEGYGHAVFCAKDWVQNEPFLLMLGDHVYASNIEKSSTRQVLDVYEKVNHSVIGLTTMPAEIIHKAGCVTGVWQELNSLLSLTQIYEKPTVEYARQHLRVEGMALDEFLCMFGLYLLTPQIFDFLAEQINQNFRERGEFQLTSCLERLRQAEGITGYMVKGKCFDTGLPDAYRQTMIDFRNVS
- a CDS encoding mevalonate kinase family protein; its protein translation is MKIFVPGRLCLFGEHSDWAGGYRRYNRELKKGYTLLVGTNQGLYAEVKSHPTHLLLQASLTDGSNKILTLPMDQRTLLTEAEKGGFFSYAAGVAYQISTHYDVSGLDIDNYLTDLPIQKGLSSSAALCVLVARAFNRVYDLKMSRQEEMEFAYLGEITTPSRCGRMDQACAYGDRPIAMIFDGDHTDVIELKAPQNLFLAIVDLAASKNTQQILSHLNDCYPLATNELQRNVQKYLGAISYQITQAAIDALQTGDAAKIGMLMKQAQAEFDQHLIPACPGQLTAPILHQLLNYPPIQELIFGGKGVGSQGDGTAQFILKDEVSQQKFIEIINRDFPQMQCLKLTIYAAK
- a CDS encoding FHA domain-containing protein is translated as MTEISKSDLLTLRDSPMKAELAEKELARKLNLYQVFLKLYEHHSSLLDEIIQLESLDPMSLKGMEPIYLQGVVDNGAVYVITNLCDNKTQSLQQPQRIWTIGRDYSSGIQIPDRYLSRRHAAIQYIDNQGFYLIDFKSTNGSAVNGKPVSQQVLLKDGDRIRLGTMTFGFFLNQTSRVLPTVAMELLMQLVPRTGDGSEESQSNLRCLQKPGAENLDAARDFSLDPNLIKKLGNLYSSFSVEQQSEILDRFYSQHKPYNPTS
- a CDS encoding DUF3859 domain-containing protein, whose protein sequence is MTQRLTQEQLTQLIAEVQGLQIRREGELDQEQVKEILQELNLPPELLDEALIQLRRRQALKVKQRRNLWLISVVVAALVVAIASTIYFNQQRTAVLSRISPQQDRISLASDDGGNLKTISRQSNPEVFYRVTLKDAPIGKKLSLSCTWIDPTGVIVKQNNYQTREINTNVWDTYCRYKINSAAPVGDWTVKMFLEGRMISDETFEVK